The proteins below come from a single Azospirillum thiophilum genomic window:
- a CDS encoding AI-2E family transporter: protein MTDRKFASLPPAPAAPLPGTPEPATEPLPPPGHRRDPLAIAAVGLFVIALLFTLYFGRDVLLPIMLALILSFLLRPLVRALYRVGLPEGIGAAIMVVTLFGGVLLAIYTLSAPAAEWVNRMPRVLHELEFKLGDLRAGIERAREASHQIEQLTKETGNGAAPVREVVVRGPTLMEQAVSQVESVIVNVVILQVLLYFFLARGRHTLEALIGTMRNVDDRVHYAMVAATLQQNIAAYLLTITVINVALGTATGLMMWMWGLPNPALWGVLVALANYIPFIGPAVMTGVFFLVSVLTFEGIGAILLPPLSFVALTTIEGNVLTPMIVGRRLSLNPIAVFVSILFWGWLWGIPGALLAVPILAILKILFDAHEPMKPVGALLGG from the coding sequence ATGACAGACCGCAAGTTCGCCTCCCTCCCTCCCGCCCCCGCGGCCCCGCTCCCCGGAACGCCGGAGCCGGCGACCGAGCCGCTGCCCCCGCCCGGCCATCGCCGCGACCCGCTGGCCATCGCCGCCGTCGGCCTGTTCGTGATCGCCCTGCTGTTCACCCTGTATTTCGGCCGCGACGTGCTGCTGCCGATCATGCTGGCGCTGATCCTGAGCTTCCTGCTGCGCCCGCTGGTGCGTGCACTCTACCGCGTCGGCCTGCCGGAGGGGATCGGTGCCGCCATTATGGTGGTTACGCTGTTCGGCGGGGTGCTGCTGGCGATCTACACCCTGTCGGCTCCGGCGGCGGAATGGGTCAACCGCATGCCGCGGGTGCTGCACGAGCTGGAATTCAAGCTGGGCGACCTGCGCGCCGGCATCGAGCGGGCGCGCGAGGCCTCGCACCAGATCGAGCAGCTGACCAAGGAGACCGGCAACGGTGCCGCCCCGGTGCGCGAGGTGGTGGTGCGCGGCCCGACGCTGATGGAACAGGCGGTCAGCCAGGTCGAGTCGGTGATCGTCAACGTCGTGATCCTGCAGGTCCTGCTCTATTTCTTCCTCGCCCGCGGCCGCCACACGCTGGAAGCGTTGATCGGTACCATGCGCAACGTCGACGACCGCGTGCATTACGCGATGGTCGCGGCGACCCTGCAGCAGAACATCGCCGCCTATCTGCTGACCATCACCGTCATCAACGTGGCCCTCGGCACGGCCACCGGCCTGATGATGTGGATGTGGGGACTGCCCAATCCGGCGCTGTGGGGCGTGCTGGTGGCGCTGGCCAACTACATTCCCTTCATCGGCCCGGCGGTGATGACCGGCGTCTTCTTCCTGGTGTCGGTGCTGACTTTCGAGGGCATCGGCGCCATCCTCCTGCCGCCCCTGTCCTTCGTGGCGCTGACGACGATCGAGGGCAACGTCCTCACCCCGATGATCGTCGGCCGGCGGCTGTCGTTGAACCCGATCGCGGTGTTCGTGTCGATCCTGTTCTGGGGCTGGCTGTGGGGCATTCCCGGCGCGCTGCTGGCGGTGCCGATCCTCGCCATCCTGAAGATCCTGTTCGACGCGCACGAACCGATGAAGCCGGTGGGCGCGCTGCTGGGAGGATGA
- a CDS encoding DUF6352 family protein, producing MTDFWTASGFHLLTRDADNHLAVTPDFLRAYLLRPEMRPPEEACDAERTLHAALLDDPARPVPGPLLDAIADADARENFQVWLAFRDRLLAAGTLEGCYIRLFREGARGVPGLFIDQLVHAILRGILDGTPSGLRARAGELFFREQTVSVDDGRVRVADAETVETMAASGGFGSLGRLVVEAGTAPRSVELDILDETNHPLYWGRDARHDTVLDMTFAAPGLDALARVLEAWVGHFLGTAVAIQPVQSIRDDRWVWHVGLDGAASAILNDLYNGVEVEEERLARILALFRLDFADPAAMRPDLAGRPVYLGVAMTEGRRLKLKPQNLLVNLPLAPMA from the coding sequence ATGACCGATTTCTGGACGGCGTCCGGCTTCCACCTGTTGACCCGCGACGCCGACAACCATCTGGCGGTGACGCCGGACTTCCTGCGCGCCTACCTGCTCCGGCCGGAGATGCGCCCGCCGGAGGAGGCCTGCGACGCCGAGCGCACGCTGCATGCCGCGTTGCTCGACGATCCGGCGCGGCCGGTGCCCGGCCCGCTGCTCGACGCCATCGCCGATGCGGACGCGCGGGAGAATTTCCAGGTCTGGCTGGCCTTCCGCGACCGCCTGCTGGCCGCCGGCACGCTGGAGGGCTGCTACATCCGCCTGTTCCGCGAGGGTGCCCGCGGCGTGCCGGGGCTGTTCATCGACCAGCTGGTCCATGCCATCCTGCGCGGCATCCTGGACGGCACCCCGTCCGGCCTGCGGGCGCGGGCCGGCGAGCTGTTCTTCCGCGAACAGACCGTCTCGGTCGATGACGGGCGCGTCCGTGTCGCCGATGCCGAAACCGTCGAGACGATGGCGGCGTCCGGCGGCTTCGGCTCCCTCGGCCGTCTGGTGGTGGAGGCGGGGACCGCCCCCCGCAGCGTCGAGCTGGACATACTGGACGAGACCAACCACCCGCTCTATTGGGGCCGCGACGCCCGGCACGACACCGTGCTGGACATGACCTTCGCCGCACCGGGCCTCGACGCGCTGGCCCGCGTGCTGGAGGCCTGGGTCGGCCATTTCCTGGGGACGGCGGTCGCCATCCAGCCGGTGCAGTCCATCCGCGACGACCGATGGGTCTGGCATGTCGGGCTGGACGGCGCGGCATCCGCGATCCTCAACGACCTCTACAACGGCGTGGAGGTGGAGGAGGAGCGGCTGGCCCGCATCCTGGCCCTGTTCCGCCTGGACTTCGCCGACCCCGCCGCCATGCGCCCGGACCTCGCCGGCCGGCCGGTCTATCTGGGGGTGGCGATGACCGAGGGGCGGCGCCTGAAGCTGAAGCCGCAGAACCTGCTGGTCAATCTGCCGCTCGCCCCGATGGCATGA
- a CDS encoding alpha/beta hydrolase — translation MADDAAWTAVSENAGPAMPRSAADQVEIRTVTTADGARLRVAVWPVPEGVRGTALVLTGRAEFIEKYAETAAALAARGFRVVAVDWRNQGLSDRPLPNRQIHHLTDFATLVDDLDAVHGQVVAPVVDETGGPLILLAHSMGALVATLALARHADASPGRYAAVLLSAPMYAIHTGPLPRWLVRGLATLGTACGLGAHYAPGQGDYDPAEARFRPDNKITADPQRYAAFHGPYAERPELRVGGVSFAWIAAALDAEDALRRSLPLERVRTPVLLLSAPGDRVVRAEAHRMAADRLGNARLIDHPTAKHELLMECDAIRDRVWADIDAFLDKTLAPAGGSVVG, via the coding sequence ATGGCCGACGATGCCGCGTGGACTGCCGTGTCGGAAAATGCCGGGCCGGCGATGCCGCGTAGCGCTGCGGATCAGGTGGAGATCCGGACGGTGACGACGGCCGACGGGGCGCGGCTGCGGGTCGCCGTCTGGCCGGTGCCGGAAGGAGTGCGCGGCACCGCGCTGGTGCTGACCGGCCGGGCCGAGTTCATCGAGAAATACGCCGAGACCGCGGCCGCGCTGGCCGCCCGCGGTTTTCGCGTGGTGGCGGTCGACTGGCGCAACCAGGGCCTGTCCGACCGGCCGCTGCCCAACCGGCAGATCCACCATCTGACCGACTTCGCGACGCTGGTCGACGATCTCGACGCCGTGCATGGGCAGGTGGTGGCGCCGGTCGTCGACGAGACCGGCGGGCCGCTGATCCTGCTGGCCCATTCCATGGGCGCCCTGGTGGCGACGCTGGCGCTGGCCCGCCATGCGGACGCGAGCCCGGGCCGCTATGCCGCCGTGCTGCTGTCGGCGCCGATGTATGCCATCCACACCGGACCGCTGCCGCGCTGGCTGGTGCGCGGGCTGGCCACGCTTGGAACCGCCTGCGGGCTGGGGGCGCACTATGCGCCGGGGCAGGGCGATTACGACCCGGCGGAGGCTCGGTTCCGTCCCGACAACAAGATCACTGCCGACCCGCAACGCTACGCCGCCTTCCACGGCCCCTATGCCGAGCGGCCGGAGCTGCGGGTCGGCGGCGTCAGCTTCGCCTGGATCGCCGCAGCGCTCGATGCGGAGGATGCGCTGCGCCGGTCCCTGCCGCTGGAGCGGGTGCGCACGCCGGTCCTGCTGCTGAGCGCGCCCGGGGACCGGGTGGTGCGGGCCGAGGCGCACCGGATGGCGGCCGACCGGCTCGGCAATGCCCGCCTCATCGACCATCCGACGGCGAAACACGAGCTGCTGATGGAATGCGACGCCATCCGCGACCGGGTGTGGGCGGACATCGACGCCTTCCTCGACAAGACCCTTGCGCCGGCGGGCGGCTCTGTCGTCGGATAG
- a CDS encoding septal ring lytic transglycosylase RlpA family protein has product MKTIRIIVLALGATTLGATLGGISAPALASGKAKVPPVHVEHEDGEQVLVHKGEASFYSQKFHGRTTASGEAMNQNKPTAASRALPLGAKATVTNEDNGRTVDVIVNDRGPYVDGRVIDLSRSAARKLDMIEDGTAPVTVEVKPSEQPTEAARDKVEAKVDQLTPDRPSDRQVAERDERRAGSSGSDKGGSDKVSQSGSGK; this is encoded by the coding sequence ATGAAGACAATACGCATCATCGTCCTGGCGCTCGGCGCCACGACCCTGGGCGCAACCCTGGGCGGGATTTCCGCCCCGGCGCTGGCCAGCGGAAAGGCCAAGGTCCCGCCCGTCCATGTCGAGCATGAGGATGGCGAGCAGGTGCTGGTTCACAAAGGGGAGGCATCCTTCTACAGCCAGAAATTCCACGGCCGCACCACCGCCAGCGGCGAGGCGATGAACCAGAACAAGCCCACCGCCGCCTCGCGCGCCCTGCCGCTCGGCGCCAAGGCCACGGTGACCAACGAGGACAACGGCAGAACCGTCGACGTCATCGTCAACGACCGCGGCCCCTATGTCGATGGCCGCGTGATCGACCTGTCGCGCTCGGCCGCCAGGAAGCTCGACATGATCGAGGACGGCACCGCCCCGGTGACGGTGGAGGTCAAGCCGTCGGAACAGCCGACCGAGGCCGCCCGCGACAAGGTCGAGGCGAAGGTCGACCAGCTGACGCCGGACCGGCCCTCGGACAGGCAGGTCGCCGAACGCGACGAGCGGCGGGCCGGAAGCAGCGGCAGCGACAAAGGAGGTAGCGACAAGGTGTCGCAGTCCGGGTCCGGCAAGTAA
- a CDS encoding MaoC family dehydratase: MDDVRQVRKDTEGYCIEDLAVGMTASFAKTVTEADIVLFAGISGDTNPVHINQEYAATTMFQGRIAHGMLTVGFISAVLGTKLPGPGCIYMSQTLKFKAPVRAGDTVTARATITDLIPEKRRCVIKTVCTVGETVVVEGEALLMVPSRG, encoded by the coding sequence ATGGACGACGTGCGTCAGGTCCGCAAGGACACCGAAGGCTACTGTATCGAAGACCTCGCCGTCGGCATGACGGCCAGCTTCGCCAAGACGGTGACGGAAGCCGACATCGTCCTGTTCGCGGGCATTTCCGGCGACACCAACCCGGTCCACATCAACCAGGAATATGCCGCCACCACCATGTTCCAGGGCCGCATCGCCCACGGCATGCTGACGGTCGGCTTCATCTCGGCCGTGCTGGGCACCAAGCTGCCGGGGCCGGGCTGCATCTACATGAGCCAGACGCTGAAGTTCAAGGCGCCGGTCCGCGCCGGTGACACCGTCACCGCCCGCGCCACCATCACCGACCTGATCCCGGAAAAGCGCCGCTGCGTCATCAAGACCGTCTGCACGGTCGGCGAGACCGTGGTGGTCGAGGGCGAGGCGCTGTTGATGGTGCCGTCCCGCGGCTGA